The Chaetodon auriga isolate fChaAug3 chromosome 2, fChaAug3.hap1, whole genome shotgun sequence genome segment CAACTTTGGTTGATTTGCTACAATAGCAAAGCTCAGGGTTCAGTTCACCTTCCGGCTCAGTCTCCTCAAAACCTGAATGCTGATGAATATGGCTACCTTTGAGTCTGAGCAGTTCATTAATGACGGTACTTAAATACACAAAGCAATTTCTATTTTCTCGactagaaacacacacacacacacacacacacacacacacacacacacacactctctgaagTGAGCGAGCTGGCGGTGAACTGAACCCAGACGAGCACTGTTACATGTACAGTATCAAACCTGCTCTATACAGTACTGTCATTGACGCACATTAACCTGATAACAGAGTGGTGCTGGGCCCGAGGGTCCGCCTGAGGCCAAACAGGGCTGGGAGCACACTGAAAAACCCTTTTCCTGAtccaaaaaaaatgtcagattcGGAGTTTATCTGGAATTGACAGAAGTGCTGTCGACCAAATAAGCTGAAAGCCACCATCACACACCGGTCAGCGTGGAGGGATCACTGGTTAGTATGGCTATAAGACatcctgaaaaacacaatattcaAGTTTCATTCAACTACTGAGCTGATGTGGCTTCCAGTTATTTGAGCCGACAGGCGTCTCCGTGTCGTTTTCACCTGTGCCGTTTGGCGTCCCCGAACGGGACCAAACGAAGAAACGGACAATAACGAAAGGTGTCGTTCTCGTCTTTCAGTGTGCGTCCAgccaaacttaaaaaaaaacaaacaaaaaaaaaccaataaTCTGCTCGCTCCACCCTCATTTCAACCTTAAAAACATCCTACGCTCTACAACAGTCAGCAGTCAAGGCATGAGAATGATTCATTCTGAGgcaatgagtgtgtttgtgtttgtccacgGCAATAGTTGCAAATATGAGTCTATACAGTCCGGAGCTATTGTTACCATAAAGTCcttgaaatgtcaaactttgTGCGCTCTTTTCAGCATGACACGCCATCTTGTGTCCCCGCCCATCCCTGTGTCTTTGTACAAAGTCTCTTCCCTCTTGTCCACCCCCCGCCCACCCCCACATTGTCTCAGAGACCTAAAGATGCAGCCCATGGTTTGGTCCATTAGCTGCGAAGCTGCTCCAGCCTGGCCATCAGCTCTTCCTGTTTGGCTCGAAGTCTGTCCCTCTTGGACAGCAGTCTGTGGCCCTCGTCCTCCAGGCCGTAGATGCAGTCTCTGGCCTTCTTCAGGATCACCACCTTGGACGCCTTGTCGTTGTGCGACAGCTCGGGGACGTTGTCTCGCAGGCGCATGAAGCAGTTCTTCAGCTCGTTACGCCGCTGTCGTTCCATCACGTTGTGCGTCCGCCGTcgctcctcctcgtcctccgtCTCCGTCGAGTTCCGGGAAGAGTGGTGGTACCGCGACGAGGAAgacgacgaagaggaggagctgcGAGAAGAGTGGTGGTAGCGCGACGAGCTTTCGCTGCCTCTCGAGCGCTTGTTGGACGAGGAGGATGGCGGCGGCGGCGAGGCGGGACAGGGCGCGGCATAGTTGTGTTGCAGCTGGATCTCAAAGTGGTGGCGCTGGAGAGCtcgctgctcctcttcctgcttctgCTGGCGGACAGACAGGTCAGCCAATGAGGGCAGCGGGGAGGGGCTGGAGGAACAGCGCACCACCGTCACCACGTcaatctcctcctctgtcagagagaagagaagaagaaaggttaGAAGAGTTTTCCGACACAACCTTGTTTTCTGACCCTTGTGGTAATTCGATCTGCTCTGTGGAGGCGTGACGACATTTCAGAGGACACCAAAAACACGagtgtac includes the following:
- the mych gene encoding myelocytomatosis oncogene homolog: MLQSFAQSQDWLYSEPLLFDDEFCQSLMKDLQSLPTPPQSPPMKVGAGGSKPLSKEDQLSYVSDILLEDHDMQLSWNYDFFCSTAAEKEGELSQPCSPLEENGEDCLWQCLTADKSLEEKLVSSMLGSSPLLSDINTSIFEEIAGSTLDCQNLMETQEPSEATSDYGSTGGELSTYSSSDSEEEIDVVTVVRCSSSPSPLPSLADLSVRQQKQEEEQRALQRHHFEIQLQHNYAAPCPASPPPPSSSSNKRSRGSESSSRYHHSSRSSSSSSSSSSRYHHSSRNSTETEDEEERRRTHNVMERQRRNELKNCFMRLRDNVPELSHNDKASKVVILKKARDCIYGLEDEGHRLLSKRDRLRAKQEELMARLEQLRS